The proteins below come from a single Microtus ochrogaster isolate Prairie Vole_2 chromosome 8, MicOch1.0, whole genome shotgun sequence genomic window:
- the Rfk gene encoding riboflavin kinase, translating into MRSLPFFCRGQVVHGFGRGSKQLGIPTANFPEQVVDSLPADISTGIYYGWASVGSGAVHKMVVSIGWNPYYKNVKKSMETHIIHTFKEDFYGEILNVAIVGYLRPEKNFDSLESLISAIQGDIEEAKKQLDLPEHLKLKDDNFFQVSKSKIMNGH; encoded by the exons ATGAGGAGCCTGCCGTTCTTCTGCCGCGGCCAGGTGGTGCATGGCTTCGGCCGCGGCTCCAAGCAGCTAGGCATCCCCACAG CCAATTTTCCGGAACAAGTAGTAGACAGTCTTCCGGCTGATATATCCACTGGCATTTATTATGGTTGGGCCAGTGTCGGGAGTGGAGCCGTCCATAAAATGGTGGTGAGCATAGGATGGAACCCATACTACAAGAACGTGAAAAAGTCCATG GAAACCCACATCATACACACCTTCAAAGAAGACTTTTATGGCGAAATTCTCAATGTGGCCATTGTTGGCTACCTCAGACCAGAAAAGAACTTTGATTCTTTAG agtcACTTATTTCAGCAATTCAAGGTGATATTGAAGAAGCAAAAAAACAGCTGGATTTACCAGAACATTTGAAACTCAAAGATGATAATTTCTTCCAAGTTTCTAAAAGCAAAATTATGAATGGCCACTGA